The following are encoded in a window of Ricinus communis isolate WT05 ecotype wild-type chromosome 4, ASM1957865v1, whole genome shotgun sequence genomic DNA:
- the LOC8266073 gene encoding heat shock 22 kDa protein, mitochondrial isoform X2: MASSLAFKRLLSTNIVPTSSLRLIRPTASRLFNTNAVRQFDDDDDANERGIDVDRRRTLPRRRDDFFSDVWDPIWPGRNLSQVLNMMDRMMESPFRGIGGGLGRGWDARETEEALNLRVEMPGLDKEDVKVTVEQNTLIIKGEGGKESEDEESGRRYAGRIDLPEKIYRTDQIKAEMKNGVLKVVVPKVKENERNDTVQIKVE, translated from the exons ATGGCATCTTCTCTAGCTTTCAAGAGGCTTCTCTCTACAAACATTGTCCCCACATCTTCTCTTCGCTTGATCCGCCCAACAGCCTCACGACTCTTCAACACCAACGCGGTTCGCCAGTTCGACGACGATGACGATGCCAACGAGCGTGGCATTGACGTTGATCGCCGTCGCACACTCCCTCGCCGTCGTGATGATTTCTTCTCAG ACGTTTGGGACCCAATTTGGCCAGGTAGGAATCTGAGCCAGGTACTGAACATGATGGATCGGATGATGGAAAGTCCCTTTCGTGGCATTGGAGGTGGATTAGGACGAGGCTGGGATGCTCGTGAGACTGAAGAGGCGTTGAATCTGCGCGTAGAGATGCCTGGTCTTGACAAGGAGGATGTGAAGGTCACCGTGGAACAGAACACTCTGATCATCAAAGGCGAGGGAGGGAAGGAATCGGAAGATGAAGAGAGTGGCAGGAGGTACGCTGGTAGGATTGATTTGCCAGAGAAAATATACAGAACCGATCAGATAAAAGCTGAGATGAAGAACGGTGTGTTGAAGGTCGTTGTGCCCAAGGTTAAAGAGAATGAGAGGAATGATACGGTTCAAATTAAGGTTGAGTAG
- the LOC8266073 gene encoding heat shock 22 kDa protein, mitochondrial isoform X1, whose product MASSLAFKRLLSTNIVPTSSLRLIRPTASRLFNTNAVRQFDDDDDANERGIDVDRRRTLPRRRDDFFSGNVWDPIWPGRNLSQVLNMMDRMMESPFRGIGGGLGRGWDARETEEALNLRVEMPGLDKEDVKVTVEQNTLIIKGEGGKESEDEESGRRYAGRIDLPEKIYRTDQIKAEMKNGVLKVVVPKVKENERNDTVQIKVE is encoded by the exons ATGGCATCTTCTCTAGCTTTCAAGAGGCTTCTCTCTACAAACATTGTCCCCACATCTTCTCTTCGCTTGATCCGCCCAACAGCCTCACGACTCTTCAACACCAACGCGGTTCGCCAGTTCGACGACGATGACGATGCCAACGAGCGTGGCATTGACGTTGATCGCCGTCGCACACTCCCTCGCCGTCGTGATGATTTCTTCTCAGGTA ACGTTTGGGACCCAATTTGGCCAGGTAGGAATCTGAGCCAGGTACTGAACATGATGGATCGGATGATGGAAAGTCCCTTTCGTGGCATTGGAGGTGGATTAGGACGAGGCTGGGATGCTCGTGAGACTGAAGAGGCGTTGAATCTGCGCGTAGAGATGCCTGGTCTTGACAAGGAGGATGTGAAGGTCACCGTGGAACAGAACACTCTGATCATCAAAGGCGAGGGAGGGAAGGAATCGGAAGATGAAGAGAGTGGCAGGAGGTACGCTGGTAGGATTGATTTGCCAGAGAAAATATACAGAACCGATCAGATAAAAGCTGAGATGAAGAACGGTGTGTTGAAGGTCGTTGTGCCCAAGGTTAAAGAGAATGAGAGGAATGATACGGTTCAAATTAAGGTTGAGTAG
- the LOC8266072 gene encoding putative glycerol-3-phosphate transporter 1, which yields MGSLSEPAAEGNKNKPYGIQFLECIKKNRLSYKTYQVIVLIVTFFAYASYHAARKTTSIVKSTLDPQSSEMGLKLYPWKITYLSEPVERRRFSWTLGDGWAPFNASDGTSLLGELDLAFLSVYAIGMYFSGHIGDRMNLRILLTIGMVGTGFFTSLFGVGYWANVHNFYYFLIAQMLAGLFQSTGWPSVVAVLGNWFGKRKRGLIMGIWNAHTSIGNISGSLIAAAMLSYGWGWSFVVPGLVIAFIGLVVFLLLPVDPESVGVERDEDDLHSPKKAGEEVTEPLLESDSEVKETAVGFIEAWKIPGVAPFALCLFFAKLVAYTFLYWLPFYISHTAIDGKYLSSDTAGNLSTLFDVGGVIGGILAGHISDRLNARAITAASFTYCAIPALFFYRSYGHISLAMNIALMFITGMFVNGPYALITTAVSADLGTHSSLKGNSRALATVTAIIDGTGSVGAAIGPLITGYISAKSWSAVFTMLMGAALIAGLLLTRLVVAEVAAKISESRSQASVASRTTATTLDV from the exons ATGGGTTCGTTATCGGAACCAGCAGCTGAGGGGAATAAAAATAAGCCCTATGGAATTCAATTCTTAGAatgcataaagaaaaacagaCTTTCATACAAAACCTACCAAGTCATTGTCTTAATTGTAACATTTTTCGCATATGCTAGCTACCATGCTGCTCGAAAAACAACAAGTATCGTCAAGAGTACCCTTGATCCACAGTCATCTGAGATGGGTTTGAAGTTGTATCCATGGAAAATAACTTACTTGAGCGAACCAgtagaaagaagaagattttCATGGACACTTGGAGATGGTTGGGCCCCATTTAATGCATCAGATGGTACATCCTTGCTCGGTGAACTTGACTTGGCATTTCTCTCTGTATATGCAATAGGAATGTATTTCTCTGGACACATAGGTGATAGAATGAATCTGAGGATCCTTTTGACAATAGGAATGGTTGGAACTGGTTTCTTTACATCACTGTTTGGTGTTGGATATTGGGCAAATGTACATAACTTTTACTACTTCTTGATAGCACAAATGCTTGCCGGTTTGTTCCAATCGACGGGATGGCCTTCAGTGGTTGCTGTGTTAGGCAACTGGTTTgggaagagaaagagaggacTGATCATGGGCATATGGAATGCTCACACCTCTATAGGGAACATTTCAGGGTCGTTGATTGCTGCTGCAATGTTGAGCTATGGATGGGGCTGGTCGTTTGTTGTGCCTGGACTTGTTATTGCTTTTATCGGCTTGGTGGTTTTTCTGCTTCTGCCTGTTGATCCTGAGTCTGTTGGAGTTGAGAGAGATGAAGATGATTTGCATTCTCCTAAGAAAGCTGGAGAAGAAGTTACAGAGCCTCTTTTGGAATCAGACTCTGAGGTGAAGGAGACAGCGGTTGGGTTCATTGAAGCATGGAAAATTCCTGGGGTCGCTCCATTTGCTCTTTGCCTTTTCTTTGCCAAATTGGTGGCTTACACATTTCTCTATTGGCTTCCTTTCTACATCAGCCATACAG CTATTGATGGAAAGTACTTATCCAGCGACACAGCTGGGAACTTGTCAACATTGTTTGATGTTGGAGGAGTGATTGGGGGAATCTTAGCCGGTCACATTTCTGACCGTTTAAATGCAAGAGCAATTACAGCAGCAAGCTTCACGTACTGTGCAATTCCTGCTCTCTTCTTTTACCGCAGCTATGGACACATTTCGTTGGCTATGAATATTGCTCTTATGTTCATCACCGGCATGTTTGTCAATGGGCCTTATGCTCTTATAACAACAGCTGTCTCAGCTGATTTGGGAACCCACAGTTCACTGAAAGGGAACTCGAGGGCACTGGCAACAGTTACAGCAATTATAGATGGAACAGGCTCAGTTGGGGCTGCAATTGGTCCTTTAATTACAGGATATATTTCTGCTAAAAGCTGGAGTGCAGTTTTCACAATGCTAATGGGGGCAGCTCTAATTGCAGGTCTGCTTCTGACTAGACTTGTTGTGGCTGAAGTGGCTGCAAAAATTTCTGAATCAAGGTCTCAAGCATCTGTAGCTTCAAGAACAACAGCAACTACACTTGATGTATGA
- the LOC8266071 gene encoding uncharacterized protein LOC8266071, with amino-acid sequence MGIIRSCFSFISGTVCGVYIAQNYDVPNIKKLASTGLFMAKLLEEKYRKPKSKNDDD; translated from the coding sequence ATGGGAATAATAAGGAGCTGTTTCTCGTTCATATCAGGCACAGTTTGTGGAGTTTACATTGCTCAAAACTACGACGTTCCTAACATCAAGAAACTCGCTTCCACTGGTCTGTTTATGGCTAAGCTCTTGGAAGAGAAGTATCGCAAGCCCAAGAGCAAAAACGACGACGATTAA